A window of the Coregonus clupeaformis isolate EN_2021a unplaced genomic scaffold, ASM2061545v1 scaf0920, whole genome shotgun sequence genome harbors these coding sequences:
- the nqo1 gene encoding NAD(P)H dehydrogenase [quinone] 1 isoform X1 has product MAQKTVLIVYAHQSGGSFNSAAKDVAVEALRQQGYKVVVSDLYAMNFRASATMDDITGEVKNPEHFKYGEETMEAWKEGRLSDDIIAEQRKVEAAELVIFQFPLYWFSVPAIMKGWIDRVLTQGFAFSLQKMYNNGIFKDKKAMLSFSTGAMQTMYRPDGLNGDINVTLWPLQNGVLHFCGFQVLAPQVFWCPGHSPPATRTAMLDGWRARLKTLLVERPLTFAPSELFDLTFPGGFMLRPEVREERSTHPHGITTGHHLGKPLPPDNQLKAEG; this is encoded by the exons CTCAGAAGACAGTCCTGATTGTGTACGCCCACCAGAGTGGGGGGTCCTTTAACTCGGCAGCGAAGGACGTTGCCGTGGAAGCCCTCAGACAGCAGGGCTACAAGGTCGTTGTGTCTGACCTCTACGCCATGAACTTCAGAGCCTCCGCCACTATGGACGAtatcacag GTGAGGTGAAGAACCCGGAGCACTTCAAGTACGGAGAGGAGACCATGGAAGCCTGGAAGGAGGGTCGACTCAGTGATGACATCATAGCTGAGCAGCGGAAAGTGGAGGCGGCGGAGCTCGTCATCTTCCAG tTCCCTCTGTACTGGTTCAGTGTTCCAGCCATCATGAAGGGCTGGATAGACAGAGTCCTGACTCAAGGCTTTGCCTTCTCACTGCAGAAGATGTACAACAATGGAATATTCAAG GACAAGAAagccatgttgtcgttcagcacTGGAGCTATGCAGACTATGTACCGCCCTGACGGCCTCAACGGAGACATTAACGTCACACTGTGGCCCCTACAG AACGGCGTCCTTCACTTCTGTGGGTTCCAGGTGCTAGCCCCCCAGGTGTTCTGGTGTCCTGGACACAGCCCCCCCGCTACACGGACAGCCATGCTGGATGGCTGGAGGGCCAGGCTGAAGACCCTGCTGGTCGAGCGACCTCTGACCTTTGCCCCCAGCGAGCTGTTTGACCTGACCTTCCCCGGGGGCTTCATGCTGCGGCCGGAGGTCAGAGAGGAGCGGAGCACCCACCCCCACGGCATCACCACCGGACACCACCTGGGGAAACCCCTCCCCCCTGACAACCAGCTGAAG GCTGAAGGCTGA
- the nqo1 gene encoding NAD(P)H dehydrogenase [quinone] 1 isoform X2 codes for MAQKTVLIVYAHQSGGSFNSAAKDVAVEALRQQGYKVVVSDLYAMNFRASATMDDITGEVKNPEHFKYGEETMEAWKEGRLSDDIIAEQRKVEAAELVIFQFPLYWFSVPAIMKGWIDRVLTQGFAFSLQKMYNNGIFKDKKAMLSFSTGAMQTMYRPDGLNGDINVTLWPLQNGVLHFCGFQVLAPQVFWCPGHSPPATRTAMLDGWRARLKTLLVERPLTFAPSELFDLTFPGGFMLRPEVREERSTHPHGITTGHHLGKPLPPDNQLKAEG; via the exons CTCAGAAGACAGTCCTGATTGTGTACGCCCACCAGAGTGGGGGGTCCTTTAACTCGGCAGCGAAGGACGTTGCCGTGGAAGCCCTCAGACAGCAGGGCTACAAGGTCGTTGTGTCTGACCTCTACGCCATGAACTTCAGAGCCTCCGCCACTATGGACGAtatcacag GTGAGGTGAAGAACCCGGAGCACTTCAAGTACGGAGAGGAGACCATGGAAGCCTGGAAGGAGGGTCGACTCAGTGATGACATCATAGCTGAGCAGCGGAAAGTGGAGGCGGCGGAGCTCGTCATCTTCCAG tTCCCTCTGTACTGGTTCAGTGTTCCAGCCATCATGAAGGGCTGGATAGACAGAGTCCTGACTCAAGGCTTTGCCTTCTCACTGCAGAAGATGTACAACAATGGAATATTCAAG GACAAGAAagccatgttgtcgttcagcacTGGAGCTATGCAGACTATGTACCGCCCTGACGGCCTCAACGGAGACATTAACGTCACACTGTGGCCCCTACAG AACGGCGTCCTTCACTTCTGTGGGTTCCAGGTGCTAGCCCCCCAGGTGTTCTGGTGTCCTGGACACAGCCCCCCCGCTACACGGACAGCCATGCTGGATGGCTGGAGGGCCAGGCTGAAGACCCTGCTGGTCGAGCGACCTCTGACCTTTGCCCCCAGCGAGCTGTTTGACCTGACCTTCCCCGGGGGCTTCATGCTGCGGCCGGAGGTCAGAGAGGAGCGGAGCACCCACCCCCACGGCATCACCACCGGACACCACCTGGGGAAACCCCTCCCCCCTGACAACCAGCTGAAGGCTGAAGGCTGA
- the LOC123485977 gene encoding uncharacterized protein LOC123485977, with product MYVLLFLENLGIWGKLLEFCNPSFVEVKHFPLYYPQPSAGYQGGVVISLQLVIREEELSAFSWLSGRRGYQPSAGYQGGGVISLQLVIREEGLSAFSWLSGRRGYQPSAGYQGGGVISLQLVIREEGLSAFSWLSGRRGYQPSAGYQGGGVISLQLVIREEGLSAFSWLSGGRVISLQLVIREEGLSAFSWLSGRRGYQPFGWLSGRRGYQPLAGYQGGGVISLRLVIREEGLSAFGWLSGRRGYQPSAGYQGGGVISLRLVIREEGLSAFGWLSGRRGYQPSAGYQGGGVISLRLVIREEGLSAIGWLSGRRGYQPLAGYQGGGVISLRLVIREAGLSAFSWLSGRRGYQPSAGY from the exons atgTACGTTTTGTtgtttctggaaaacctgggaatttggggaaagttactagaattttgcaaccctagttttGTTGAAGTCAAACACTTTCCTCTTTATTATCCTCAGCCTTCAGCTGGTTATCAGGGAGGAGTGGTTATCAGCCTTCAGCTGGTTATCAGGGAGGAGGAGTTATCAGCCTTCAGCTGGTTATCAG GGAGGAGGGGTTATCAGCCTTCAGCTGGTTATCAGGGAGGAGGGGTTATCAGCCTTCAGCTG GTTATCAGGGAGGAGGGGTTATCAGCCTTCAGCTGGTTATCAGGGAGGAGGGGTTATCAGCCTTCAGCTGGTTATCAGGGAGGAGGAGTTATCAGCCTTCAGCTGGTTATCAGGGAGGAGGGGTTATCAGCCTTCAGCTGGTTATCAGGGAGGAGGGGTTATCAGCCTTCAGCTGGTTATCAGGGAGGAGGGGTTATCAGCCTTCAGCTGGTTATCAGGGAGGAGGGGTTATCAGCCTTCAGCTGGTTATCAGGGGGGAGGGTTATCAGCCTTCAGCTGGTTATCAGGGAGGAGGGGTTATCAGCCTTCAGCTGGTTATCAGGGAGGAGGGGTTATCAGCCTTTCGGCTGGTTATCAGGGAGGAGGGGTTATCAGCCTTTGGCTGGTTATCAGGGAGGAGGGGTTATCAGCCTTCGGCTGGTTATCAGGGAGGAGGGGTTATCAGCATTCGGCTGGTTATCAGGGAGGAGGGGTTATCAGCCTTCGGCTGGTTATCAGGGAGGAGGGGTTATCAGCCTTCGGCTGGTTATCAGGGAGGAGGGGTTATCAGCCTTCGGCTGGTTATCAGGGAGGAGGGGTTATCAGCCTTCGGCTGGTTATCAGGGAGGAGGGGTTATCAGCCTTCGGCTGGTTATCAGGGAGGAGGGGTTATCAGCCATCGGCTGGTTATCAGGGAGGAGGGGTTATCAGCCTTTGGCTGGTTATCAGGGAGGAGGGGTTATCAGCCTTCGGCTGGTTATCAGGGAGGCGGGGTTATCAGCCTTCAGCTGGTTATCAGGGAGGAGGGGTTATCAGCCTTCAGCTGGTTattag
- the LOC121583064 gene encoding gamma-aminobutyric acid receptor-associated protein-like 2 — MKWMFKEDHSLEHRCIESAKIRSKYPDRVPVIVEKVSGSQIVDIDKRKYLVPSDITVAQFMWIIRKRIQLPSEKAIFLFVDKTVPQSSITMGQLYEKEKDEDGFLYVAYSGENTFGV, encoded by the exons ATGAAATGGATGTTCAAAGAGGATCATTCCCTGG AACATCGGTGTATAGAGTCGGCCAAAATACGCAGCAAGTACCCAGATAGGGTTCCG GTGATCGTGGAAAAGGTGTCTGGGTCTCAGATTGTGGACATTGACAAGAGGAAGTATTTGGTGCCCTCTGACATCACGGTGGCCCAGTTCATGTGGATCATCAGGAAACGCATCCAGCTGCCTTCGGAGAAGGCGATCTTCCTCTTCGTTGATAAGACCGTGCCTCAGTCCAG CATCACCATGGGACAGCTGTACGAGAAGGAGAAGGACGAGGACGGCTTTTTATACGTGGCGTACAGCGGAGAGAACACCTTCGGTGTCTAG